From a region of the Kaistia sp. 32K genome:
- a CDS encoding N-acetylmuramoyl-L-alanine amidase, protein MLSSTLLSAAQAPDSARLALGDEAVAPDATAPAVTAPVDVPAIRGSAAQDPAAPDAATDTTPSSVAPVASGPVVAREARVVGDGSRTRFVMDLSGPAALSVFMLDEPYRVVVDLPETHFELPADTGKTGKGLVSAFRYGLISAGKSRIVLDATGPVAIDKAFVLPAEKGQPARVVVDLVKSTRTAFLETLRVSRDRDGKGPAQKPEAIPGPAPNDGKLRIVLDPGHGGIDSGAIGRSGTLEKTVVLAFAQVLKEKLEANDRYEIILTRTDDTFLPLRGRVQFARQKHADLFVSIHADSFSGGDIRGATVYTLSERASDQMAAQIAESENKSDILAGVDVPEDTNEVSDILIDLARRETKNFATVFARNVIKELKPNVRLFKRAHQQAGFMVLKAPDVPSALVELGYLSNAEDEKLLTSPEWREKTAVAITRAIDAFFRTRVANMAASVPVTPEVGEP, encoded by the coding sequence TTGCTGTCATCCACGCTGTTGTCAGCCGCCCAGGCGCCCGATTCCGCGCGGCTCGCGCTCGGCGACGAGGCGGTCGCGCCTGACGCTACGGCTCCCGCTGTCACCGCTCCCGTCGACGTCCCGGCCATTCGCGGCAGCGCCGCGCAGGATCCGGCCGCTCCGGATGCCGCGACGGATACCACTCCATCTTCGGTGGCCCCGGTCGCCTCCGGGCCGGTCGTGGCGCGCGAGGCGCGCGTCGTCGGCGATGGATCGCGCACCCGCTTCGTCATGGATCTCTCGGGCCCGGCAGCGCTTTCCGTCTTCATGCTCGACGAGCCCTACCGCGTCGTCGTCGACCTGCCCGAGACGCATTTCGAGCTTCCCGCCGATACGGGCAAGACCGGCAAGGGGCTGGTCTCCGCCTTCCGCTACGGCCTGATCTCGGCCGGCAAGTCGCGCATCGTTCTCGATGCCACCGGCCCGGTCGCCATCGACAAGGCCTTCGTCCTGCCGGCGGAGAAAGGGCAGCCGGCGCGCGTCGTCGTCGATCTCGTCAAGAGCACGCGCACCGCCTTCCTGGAGACGCTGCGTGTCTCGCGCGACCGCGACGGCAAGGGCCCGGCCCAGAAGCCGGAGGCGATCCCCGGTCCCGCGCCGAACGACGGCAAGCTGCGCATCGTGCTCGATCCCGGCCATGGCGGCATCGATTCGGGCGCCATCGGCAGGTCGGGCACGCTGGAGAAGACCGTCGTGCTCGCCTTCGCGCAGGTCTTGAAGGAGAAGCTCGAGGCGAACGACCGCTACGAGATCATCCTGACCCGCACCGACGACACCTTCCTGCCGCTGCGCGGCCGGGTACAGTTCGCGCGGCAGAAGCACGCCGACCTGTTCGTCTCGATCCACGCGGATTCGTTCTCCGGCGGCGATATTCGCGGCGCCACCGTCTACACGCTTTCGGAGCGCGCCTCCGACCAGATGGCGGCCCAGATCGCGGAATCGGAAAACAAGTCCGACATCCTCGCCGGCGTCGACGTGCCGGAGGATACCAACGAGGTGTCCGACATCCTGATCGACTTGGCGCGGCGCGAGACCAAGAATTTCGCCACCGTTTTCGCGCGCAACGTGATCAAGGAACTGAAGCCCAACGTGCGGCTGTTCAAGCGCGCGCACCAGCAGGCCGGCTTCATGGTTCTGAAGGCGCCCGACGTTCCGTCTGCCTTGGTAGAACTCGGCTATCTCTCGAACGCGGAAGATGAAAAGCTGCTGACTTCGCCCGAATGGCGCGAGAAAACGGCCGTCGCCATCACCCGCGCCATCGACGCGTTTTTTCGCACACGGGTTGCAAACATGGCCGCCTCGGTCCCGGTGACGCCGGAGGTCGGGGAGCCGTGA
- a CDS encoding penicillin-binding protein 1A: protein MFLRLIGYLFGIGAVFFLAVAAGVAWYVSGLTGGLPSVEVLAKYEPPVMTRIHASDGQLVGEYARERRLYLPIQAIPDRVKAAFISAEDKNFYQHAGLDYYGIARAALQNISALSSDKRLIGASTITQQVAKNFLLTNERSMDRKIKEAILSLRIEQANSKDKILELYLNEIFLGLGSYGVAAASLSYFDKSVHELTLAEAAYLAALPKGPNNYNPFRYADRAIERRNWVIDRMVENGFATADEGEAAKASPLGVKTRVTSPHIFAADYYVEEVRRQLMQMYGEKALYDGGLSVRTSLDPGMQVMARQALMNGLVSFDEQHGWRGPVKNVPIEGDWGVAVASVPALSDIIEWRLAIVTAVDKDEAKIGLQPGRDGSGKLLPDRETGVIPFSEMKWAKPAGKKLSGASDALEVGDVVYVEPADGKPGAYRLHQVPSIAGAMVVMDPHTGRVLAMDGGFSYAESQFNRATQAMRQPGSSFKPFVYAAALDNGYTPSSVVMDAPIEVDPGYGQPIWRPENYAQKFYGPSTLRTGIEQSRNVMTVRLAQDMGMPLVAEYAKRFGVYDKLGPFLPNALGASETTVLRMVAGYSVFANGGRQVKPTLIDRIQDRFGKTIFKHEERVCETCDAEQWTHQDEPVIEDNREQVLDPMTAYQITSMLEGVVQRGTATVLKSVGKPLAGKTGTSNDYKDAWFIGYSPDLVVGVFIGYDNPRPMGRGMTGGEVAAPIAGDFFKLALADKAGVPFRVPDGLTLIPIDRKTGMRASAGAPGTILEAFKPGTGPPDTYSIIGQTDANGQPLTVTPEADRAVISGTGGLY from the coding sequence ATGTTTCTGCGACTGATCGGTTATTTATTCGGGATTGGCGCCGTGTTTTTCTTGGCTGTTGCTGCAGGTGTGGCTTGGTACGTGTCCGGCTTGACGGGCGGTCTGCCTTCGGTCGAAGTCCTGGCCAAATATGAACCGCCGGTCATGACGCGCATCCACGCGTCGGACGGCCAGCTCGTCGGCGAATACGCCCGCGAGCGCCGGCTCTATCTGCCGATCCAGGCGATCCCGGATCGGGTCAAGGCCGCGTTCATCTCGGCCGAGGACAAGAATTTCTACCAGCATGCCGGCCTCGATTATTACGGCATCGCCCGCGCCGCGCTGCAGAACATCTCCGCCCTGTCGTCGGACAAGCGCCTGATCGGCGCCTCGACCATCACCCAGCAGGTCGCCAAGAACTTCCTGCTGACGAACGAACGCTCGATGGATCGCAAGATCAAGGAAGCGATCCTGTCGCTCCGCATTGAGCAGGCGAACTCGAAGGACAAGATCCTCGAGCTCTACCTGAACGAGATCTTCCTCGGCCTCGGCTCTTATGGCGTCGCCGCCGCGTCGCTGTCCTATTTCGACAAGTCGGTGCACGAGCTCACCCTCGCCGAGGCCGCCTATCTCGCGGCGCTGCCGAAGGGCCCGAACAACTACAATCCGTTCCGCTACGCCGACCGCGCCATCGAGCGCCGCAACTGGGTCATCGACCGCATGGTCGAGAACGGTTTCGCCACCGCCGACGAGGGCGAGGCGGCCAAGGCTTCGCCGCTCGGCGTCAAGACGCGCGTCACCAGCCCGCACATCTTCGCGGCCGACTACTATGTCGAGGAAGTGCGCCGCCAGCTGATGCAGATGTATGGCGAGAAGGCGCTCTATGACGGCGGCCTGTCGGTGCGCACCTCGCTCGACCCGGGCATGCAGGTCATGGCCCGCCAGGCGCTGATGAACGGCCTGGTCAGCTTCGACGAGCAGCATGGCTGGCGCGGCCCGGTCAAGAACGTGCCGATCGAGGGCGATTGGGGCGTCGCCGTCGCCTCGGTGCCGGCGCTCAGCGACATCATCGAATGGCGCCTCGCCATCGTCACCGCCGTCGACAAGGACGAGGCGAAGATCGGCCTGCAGCCCGGCCGCGACGGATCCGGCAAGCTGCTGCCCGACCGCGAGACCGGCGTTATCCCGTTCTCCGAGATGAAGTGGGCGAAGCCGGCCGGCAAGAAGCTGAGCGGCGCCAGCGACGCGCTCGAAGTCGGCGACGTCGTCTATGTCGAGCCCGCCGACGGCAAGCCCGGCGCCTATCGCCTGCACCAGGTGCCGAGCATCGCCGGCGCCATGGTCGTGATGGACCCGCATACCGGCCGCGTGCTGGCGATGGACGGCGGCTTCTCCTATGCGGAGAGCCAGTTCAACCGCGCCACCCAGGCGATGCGCCAGCCGGGTTCGTCGTTCAAGCCCTTCGTCTACGCCGCCGCCCTCGACAATGGCTACACGCCGTCGTCGGTGGTCATGGACGCGCCGATCGAGGTCGATCCCGGTTACGGCCAGCCGATCTGGCGTCCGGAGAACTACGCCCAGAAGTTCTATGGTCCGTCGACGCTGCGTACCGGCATCGAGCAGTCGCGTAACGTCATGACCGTGCGGCTCGCGCAGGACATGGGCATGCCGCTCGTTGCCGAATATGCCAAGCGCTTCGGCGTCTACGACAAGCTCGGCCCGTTCCTGCCGAACGCGCTCGGCGCCTCGGAGACGACGGTGCTGCGCATGGTCGCCGGCTATTCGGTGTTCGCGAATGGCGGCCGCCAGGTGAAGCCGACGCTGATCGACCGTATCCAGGACCGCTTCGGCAAGACCATCTTCAAGCATGAGGAGCGGGTCTGCGAGACGTGCGACGCCGAGCAGTGGACGCACCAGGACGAGCCGGTCATCGAGGACAATCGCGAGCAGGTGCTCGACCCGATGACCGCCTACCAGATCACGTCGATGCTGGAAGGCGTCGTCCAGCGCGGTACGGCGACGGTGCTGAAGAGCGTCGGCAAGCCGCTCGCCGGCAAGACCGGCACCTCGAACGACTACAAGGACGCCTGGTTCATCGGCTATTCGCCTGATCTCGTCGTCGGCGTCTTCATCGGCTACGACAATCCGCGCCCGATGGGCCGCGGCATGACGGGCGGCGAGGTCGCGGCGCCGATCGCCGGCGACTTCTTCAAGCTCGCGCTCGCCGACAAGGCCGGCGTTCCGTTCCGCGTGCCGGATGGCCTGACGCTGATCCCGATCGACCGCAAGACGGGCATGCGCGCCAGCGCCGGCGCGCCGGGCACGATCCTCGAGGCGTTCAAGCCGGGAACGGGCCCGCCGGACACCTACTCGATCATCGGCCAGACCGATGCGAACGGGCAGCCGCTGACGGTGACGCCCGAAGCCGACCGGGCGGTGATCTCCGGCACCGGCGGATTGTACTGA
- a CDS encoding GNAT family N-acetyltransferase has translation MTSFWRPMRPDDLAAVETIAARVHEAYPEDPEIFAERLRLWPEGCWVYERDGALIAYVLSHPALAFAPPSLNTLLVALPERPSTYYIHDLALLPETRGQGAGSEVVRILLEGALRAGCPDVSLVAVNGSTGFWRRHGFEPVAHPALTEKLRSYDDDASYMVRALT, from the coding sequence ATGACGAGTTTCTGGCGGCCGATGCGGCCGGACGATCTGGCCGCGGTCGAGACGATCGCCGCGCGCGTGCACGAGGCCTATCCCGAGGACCCGGAAATCTTCGCCGAGCGGCTGCGGCTCTGGCCGGAGGGGTGCTGGGTCTATGAGCGGGATGGCGCGCTCATCGCCTATGTGCTGAGCCATCCGGCGCTCGCTTTCGCGCCGCCGTCGCTCAACACGCTGCTCGTCGCGCTGCCGGAGCGGCCTTCGACCTATTACATCCACGATCTCGCTCTGCTTCCCGAAACGCGCGGGCAGGGGGCGGGCTCTGAGGTCGTGCGCATCCTGCTCGAGGGCGCGCTCCGGGCGGGCTGCCCCGACGTCTCGCTGGTCGCCGTCAACGGCTCGACCGGCTTCTGGCGCCGCCACGGCTTCGAGCCAGTGGCGCACCCGGCGCTCACGGAAAAGCTCCGCAGCTACGACGATGACGCCAGCTATATGGTTCGAGCGCTGACCTGA
- a CDS encoding EamA family transporter, which translates to MMSSWFFWALLSAAFAALTAIFAKVGISGVNSDFATFIRTIVILLTIAFILTATGKWQPFGSVAPRSYVFLVLSGFATGASWLCYFRALSLGDAARVAPIDKLSVVLVAIFGVAFLGETLSPRNWLGVLLIASGAVLVALR; encoded by the coding sequence ATGATGTCGTCGTGGTTCTTCTGGGCTCTGCTCTCCGCGGCCTTTGCCGCGCTCACCGCCATCTTCGCGAAGGTCGGCATCAGCGGCGTCAATTCGGACTTCGCCACCTTCATCCGCACCATCGTCATCCTACTGACGATCGCCTTCATCCTGACGGCGACGGGGAAGTGGCAACCCTTCGGGTCTGTCGCGCCGCGCAGCTATGTCTTCCTCGTGCTCTCGGGCTTCGCCACCGGCGCGTCCTGGCTCTGCTATTTTCGGGCGCTGAGCCTTGGGGACGCGGCGCGGGTGGCGCCGATCGACAAGCTGAGCGTCGTCCTCGTCGCCATTTTCGGCGTCGCCTTCCTCGGCGAAACGCTGTCGCCGCGCAATTGGCTGGGCGTGCTTCTGATCGCCTCCGGGGCGGTTCTGGTGGCGCTGCGCTGA
- the mgtE gene encoding magnesium transporter, which translates to MEDIVHADEAALRVEASRLDDEHVADVVELLNQHEPEAISAFLAGLSDERVIEILDQPEFYESVEVLSNLPIERAVRILGGMSADRATDLLAEIDEPLRTQLIGRLDPETRSAVKRLSAFPEGSAGSIMTTEFVSVPTSWTVGQTLQHIRAVEKSRETIYTICVLDPVTHQLVQTVSLRRLIAAELNAEVLSAARHRRPITVSPQTDREDVAQLFSKYDLLAVPVVDERFHVVGIVTVDDVIDTIFAENTEDVQKFGGMEALDEPYMDISFLTMMKKRAGWLCALFIGEMLTATAMQHFETELEKAIVLTLFIPLIMSSGGNSGSQATSLIIRALALGEVKLKDWWRVALRELPSGLSLGAILGTLGVVRITAWQLLGLYDYGEHWMLVAATVGTGLLGIVTFGSMTGSMLPFILQRLKFDPASASAPFVATLVDVTGLVIYFSVALVILSGTLL; encoded by the coding sequence ATGGAAGATATCGTCCACGCTGACGAGGCGGCGCTGCGCGTCGAGGCATCCCGCCTTGACGACGAGCATGTCGCCGACGTCGTAGAACTTCTCAACCAACACGAACCCGAAGCGATCTCCGCCTTTCTGGCGGGGCTGTCGGACGAGCGCGTGATCGAGATTCTCGATCAGCCTGAATTCTATGAATCGGTCGAGGTGCTCTCGAACCTGCCGATCGAGCGGGCCGTCCGCATCCTGGGCGGCATGTCGGCCGACCGCGCCACCGACCTCTTGGCCGAGATCGACGAGCCGCTGCGCACGCAGCTGATCGGCCGGCTCGATCCCGAGACCCGCAGCGCCGTCAAGCGCCTCTCCGCTTTTCCCGAGGGCAGCGCCGGCAGCATCATGACGACCGAGTTCGTCAGCGTGCCGACGAGCTGGACCGTGGGCCAGACGCTGCAGCACATCCGCGCCGTCGAGAAGAGCCGGGAGACCATCTACACGATCTGCGTGCTTGATCCCGTGACGCATCAGCTCGTGCAGACGGTCTCGCTGCGCCGCCTGATCGCGGCCGAGCTCAACGCCGAGGTGCTGTCGGCCGCGCGGCATCGCCGCCCGATCACCGTCTCGCCGCAGACGGACCGCGAGGACGTCGCGCAGCTGTTCTCGAAATACGACCTGCTCGCCGTCCCGGTCGTGGACGAGCGTTTCCATGTCGTCGGCATCGTTACGGTGGACGACGTCATCGATACGATCTTCGCCGAGAATACGGAGGACGTGCAGAAGTTCGGCGGCATGGAGGCGCTCGACGAGCCCTACATGGACATCAGCTTCCTGACGATGATGAAGAAACGCGCCGGCTGGCTGTGCGCGCTGTTCATCGGCGAGATGCTGACGGCGACCGCCATGCAGCATTTCGAGACGGAGCTGGAGAAGGCGATCGTCCTGACGCTGTTCATCCCGCTGATCATGAGCTCCGGCGGCAATTCCGGCTCGCAGGCGACGTCGCTGATCATCCGCGCGCTGGCGCTCGGCGAAGTCAAGCTGAAGGACTGGTGGCGCGTCGCGCTGCGCGAGCTGCCGAGCGGCCTGTCGCTCGGCGCCATTCTCGGCACGCTCGGCGTCGTCCGCATTACCGCCTGGCAGCTGCTCGGTCTCTATGACTATGGCGAGCACTGGATGCTCGTCGCGGCGACCGTCGGCACCGGCCTTCTCGGCATCGTCACCTTCGGCTCGATGACCGGCTCGATGCTGCCCTTCATCCTGCAGCGGCTGAAATTCGACCCGGCCAGCGCCTCGGCCCCCTTCGTCGCGACGCTCGTCGACGTGACCGGACTGGTCATCTACTTCTCGGTCGCCCTCGTCATCCTGAGCGGCACGCTGCTGTAG
- a CDS encoding DUF4893 domain-containing protein, whose amino-acid sequence MTPLPKPFQPRTSRLPRSLRLLPAMVLLLVSGSAFAEGTMAARTLTKTDKGRLDRYEATRAEALKEARAGGGQGDVSMIDAMFAIQPQPILGVDIRGSYNCRTIKLGGGLPLTVYDWFACRIDEDDLGYRLVKTSGSQRLSGHFIDESDKRLIYYGADHFANEKPRRYGAKADNDQVGYFYKTGPKSYRLDLPEPKFESKFDIIELKKR is encoded by the coding sequence ATGACGCCGCTTCCCAAGCCTTTTCAGCCGCGAACTTCGCGGCTGCCGAGAAGCCTTCGCCTGCTGCCCGCCATGGTGCTGCTGCTCGTCTCGGGCAGCGCGTTCGCCGAGGGCACGATGGCGGCGCGGACGCTGACCAAGACCGACAAGGGCCGCCTCGACCGCTACGAGGCGACGCGGGCGGAGGCCTTGAAGGAAGCCCGCGCCGGCGGCGGCCAGGGCGACGTGTCGATGATCGACGCGATGTTCGCGATCCAGCCGCAGCCGATCCTCGGCGTCGACATTCGCGGCAGCTACAATTGCCGCACGATCAAGCTCGGCGGCGGCCTGCCCCTCACCGTCTATGACTGGTTCGCCTGCCGGATCGACGAGGACGATCTCGGCTATCGCCTCGTCAAGACGAGCGGATCGCAGCGCCTCAGCGGCCATTTCATCGACGAGAGCGACAAGCGGCTGATCTATTACGGCGCCGACCATTTCGCGAACGAGAAGCCGCGCCGCTACGGCGCCAAGGCCGACAACGACCAGGTTGGCTATTTCTACAAGACCGGCCCGAAGAGCTACCGGCTCGACCTGCCGGAGCCGAAATTCGAATCGAAGTTCGACATCATCGAGCTGAAGAAGCGGTGA
- the prfB gene encoding peptide chain release factor 2 (programmed frameshift), whose translation MRAEIETIVDEIKQGITLLRRHLDWDRAQRRLLELNALSETQNFWDDPQKAQKLMRERQGLEDGINAVKTSERELADNIELIEMGEAEGDASIIADAEAAIVALKGDIRKRQVNSMLSGEADGNDTYVEVHAGAGGTESQDWANILLRMYTRWAEKSGRKVELLEVHDGEEAGIKSATILVKGEQSYGWLKTESGVHRLVRISPYDSAARRHTSFASIWVYPVVDDSIEIEINESDCRIDTYRAQGAGGQHINTTDSAVRITHMPSGIVVQCQNERSQHKNRAAAWEMLRSRLYEAELERREAAAMATESTKKDIGWGHQIRSYVMQPYQLVKDLRTGVESTSPQDVLNGDLNEFMEAALAQRLGGPAVDVQDID comes from the exons ATGCGAGCCGAGATCGAGACGATCGTCGACGAAATCAAGCAGGGCATAACCCTGCTGAGGAGGCATCTT GACTGGGATCGTGCCCAGAGACGCCTGCTTGAACTGAACGCCCTCTCCGAGACGCAGAACTTCTGGGACGATCCCCAGAAGGCGCAGAAGCTGATGCGCGAGCGCCAGGGGCTCGAGGACGGCATCAACGCCGTCAAGACCAGCGAGCGCGAGCTTGCCGACAATATCGAGCTGATCGAGATGGGCGAGGCCGAAGGCGACGCCTCGATCATCGCCGATGCCGAGGCCGCGATCGTCGCGCTCAAGGGCGACATCCGCAAGCGCCAGGTCAATTCGATGCTGTCCGGCGAGGCCGACGGCAACGACACCTATGTCGAAGTCCATGCCGGCGCCGGCGGCACCGAGAGCCAGGACTGGGCCAACATCCTGCTGCGCATGTACACGCGCTGGGCGGAGAAGAGCGGCCGCAAGGTCGAGCTCCTGGAAGTCCACGACGGCGAAGAGGCGGGCATCAAGTCGGCCACCATCCTCGTCAAGGGCGAGCAGTCCTATGGCTGGCTGAAGACCGAATCGGGCGTGCACCGTCTCGTGCGCATCTCGCCCTATGACAGCGCCGCGCGCCGCCATACGAGCTTTGCCTCGATCTGGGTCTATCCGGTCGTCGACGATTCGATCGAGATCGAGATCAACGAGAGCGACTGCCGCATCGATACCTATCGCGCGCAGGGCGCCGGCGGCCAGCACATCAACACGACCGACTCGGCCGTGCGCATCACGCACATGCCGTCCGGCATCGTCGTGCAGTGCCAGAACGAGCGCTCGCAGCACAAGAACCGGGCCGCCGCCTGGGAGATGCTGCGCTCGCGCCTCTACGAGGCGGAGCTGGAGCGGCGCGAGGCGGCCGCGATGGCGACCGAATCGACCAAGAAGGACATCGGCTGGGGCCACCAGATCCGGTCCTACGTCATGCAGCCGTACCAGCTGGTGAAGGACCTGCGCACCGGTGTCGAAAGCACCAGCCCGCAGGACGTGCTGAACGGCGACCTGAACGAGTTCATGGAAGCCGCGCTGGCGCAGCGCCTCGGCGGCCCCGCCGTGGACGTCCAGGACATCGACTGA